In a genomic window of Seriola aureovittata isolate HTS-2021-v1 ecotype China chromosome 11, ASM2101889v1, whole genome shotgun sequence:
- the snx4 gene encoding sorting nexin-4, with protein MMADSGSSEEVAVIGNTDLTSSESENNIINTMVEKGTSLLRKMEINVAEAEKRTGKNTVNMQETYTVYLIETRPAETVPEGGTPAAPDTLWRRYSEFELLRTYLLVTYPYIIIPPLPEKRAEFVWHKLSADNLDPDFVERRRVGLENFLLRVASHSVLSTDEIYYRFLTEEKGWRDMVLETGFQDKADSRLKSLSAMFRVKNPDKRFTALKHYSDELNTVISQLLRVRARVADRMYGVYKVHGNYGRVFSEWSAIEKEMGDGLQSAGHHMDTYAASIDDILEEEEHYADQLKEYLFYTDAVRSVCRKHELIQYELEMAAQDLAHKKQQKEELATGTVRVFSLKGMTSKLFGQESQEQRESRLAALEQSIQEGEEAVKEKNTECQEFVRTAWEDIERFKEQKDKDLREALISYAIMQISMCKKGIQVWSNAKECFNKM; from the exons ATGATGGCAGACTCTGGAAGCAGCGAAGAAGTAGCTGTGATCGGTAACACCGACCTCACTTCATCTGAATCAGAGAACAACATTATAAACACG ATGGTAGAAAAAGGGACATCTCTGTTGAGAAAAATGGAGATAAACGTGGCAGAGGCAGAAAAGAGAACAGGGAAGAACACGGTTAACATGCAGGAAACCTACACTGTCTACCTCATAGAAACACG gccaGCGGAAACTGTCCCGGAGGGAGGTACACCAGCTGCACCTGACACTTTGTGGAGACGCTATAGTGAGTTTGAATTGCTCAGAACTTACCTGCTGGTCACTTACCCCTACATCATCATCCCACCACTACCAGAGAAAAGG GCAGAGTTTGTGTGGCACAAGCTGTCAGCAGACAACCTTGACCCAGACTTTGTTGAGCGACGGAGAGTCGGCCTGGAAAACTTCCTGTTGCGGGTTGCATCACATTCTGTACTTTCGACTGACGAAATATACTACCGCTTTCTCACAGAG gagaagggatggagggatatGGTTTTGGAGACGGGTTTTCAAGACAAG GCTGACTCCAGGCTAAAGTCTCTGAGTGCCATGTTCAGAGTCAAGAACCCTGACAA GCGATTCACAGCATTGAAACACTACAGTGATGAACTGAACACTGTGATCTCTCAGTTACTCAGGGTGCGGGCG aGAGTAGCAGACAGGATGTATGGAGTTTACAAGGTCCACGGTAACTACGGCAGAGTCTTTAG TGAGTGGAGTGCTATAGAGAAAGAGATGGGAGACGGACTACAGAGCGCTGGCCACCACATGGACAC GTATGCTGCATCAATAGATGACATTCTAGAGGAAGAAGAGCACTATGCAGACCAACTGAAAGAATACCTCTTCTACACTGATGCTGTCAG GTCTGTATGTAGGAAACATGAGTTGATCCAGTATGAGTTGGAGATGGCAGCTCAGGACCTCGCCCAtaagaaacaacagaaagaagagCTGGCCACTGGG acaGTGCGAGTATTTTCTCTGAAGGGGATGACCAGTAAACTATTCGGTCAGGAGAgccaggagcagagggagagcaggTTGGCAGCCCTGGAGCAGAGTATACAGGAGGGAGAAGAGGCTGTCAAGGAGAAGAACACAGAGTGCCA AGAGTTTGTGCGAACAGCCTGGGAAGACATTGAACGTTTTAAAGAGCAGAAAGACAAGGATTTGCGTGAAGCCCTTATCAGCTACGCCATTATGCAGATCAGCATGTGTAAGAAG GGAATCCAGGTGTGGTCCAACGCCAAGGAGTGTTTCAACAAAATGTGA